In Deinococcus sp. Marseille-Q6407, a single window of DNA contains:
- a CDS encoding YjiH family protein, whose product MSQPSPRTTLTGSPPASNTLNLLQLIGFSALGLLLFFVPVTLGERSTIIPDHLTTLLVTQARPLAVGLVLALMAWGAVSPLLDGRFRSSTSEKVFTFFKWLGLILAGLYLTQLAPAWAMAPDMLPFLFEKLALVVGILIPIGALALTFLLGFGLLEAVGVLMEPVMRPLFRTPGSSAIDAVASFVGSYSIGLLITNRVFLEGKYSLREAPIIATGFSTVSATFMVVARTLGLMDSWNFYFWSTMLITFVVTAVTAWLPPLAGLDEHEANPDPQPQPGHRAAQALEAGLQVARARPPLGQMLLDNLRDGINMASVVAPSILAIGFLGLVLSKYTPVFDAVGLLLKPFLWLTALPGTAAHSGALASGLAEMFLPALLLKDADLATRYLAAVTCVSSVIFFSGSVPCMLATRIPLGLGRLLLIWLLRIGLSIVLASLVYRVGIAAGWLG is encoded by the coding sequence ATGTCCCAGCCTTCCCCCCGCACCACGCTTACCGGCTCGCCCCCGGCGTCCAACACTCTGAACCTGCTGCAACTGATAGGCTTCAGCGCCCTCGGCCTGCTGCTGTTCTTTGTTCCGGTCACGCTGGGTGAACGCAGCACCATCATCCCAGACCACCTCACCACGCTGCTGGTCACGCAGGCCCGCCCGCTGGCCGTGGGTCTGGTCCTGGCACTGATGGCCTGGGGCGCCGTTTCGCCGCTGCTGGACGGCCGGTTTCGCAGCAGCACCAGCGAGAAGGTCTTTACCTTTTTCAAGTGGCTGGGGCTGATTCTGGCCGGGCTTTATCTGACCCAGCTGGCACCCGCCTGGGCGATGGCGCCTGACATGCTGCCTTTTCTGTTCGAGAAACTGGCGCTGGTGGTGGGCATCCTGATTCCCATCGGCGCCCTGGCGCTCACCTTTTTGCTGGGCTTCGGTCTGCTCGAAGCGGTGGGTGTACTGATGGAGCCGGTGATGCGGCCACTGTTCCGCACGCCGGGCAGCTCGGCCATCGACGCGGTGGCGTCGTTCGTGGGCAGCTACTCCATCGGCCTGCTGATTACCAACCGGGTCTTTCTAGAAGGCAAATACTCGCTGCGCGAGGCGCCCATTATTGCCACCGGCTTTTCCACCGTCTCGGCCACCTTCATGGTGGTGGCCCGCACGCTGGGGCTGATGGACAGCTGGAACTTCTACTTCTGGTCCACCATGCTGATCACCTTCGTGGTCACGGCCGTGACCGCCTGGCTGCCGCCCCTCGCCGGGCTGGACGAGCACGAGGCCAACCCCGATCCGCAGCCACAGCCAGGCCACCGCGCCGCGCAGGCGCTGGAGGCCGGGCTGCAGGTGGCCCGCGCCCGTCCGCCGCTGGGCCAGATGCTGCTGGACAATCTGCGCGACGGCATCAATATGGCGTCGGTGGTGGCCCCTTCTATTCTGGCCATCGGGTTTCTGGGGCTGGTGCTGTCCAAGTACACGCCAGTGTTCGACGCGGTGGGGCTGCTGCTCAAGCCTTTCCTGTGGCTGACCGCGCTGCCCGGCACCGCCGCTCACTCAGGCGCCCTGGCTTCGGGGCTGGCCGAGATGTTCCTGCCAGCGCTGCTGCTCAAGGACGCCGACCTGGCAACCCGCTACCTGGCAGCCGTCACCTGCGTAAGCAGCGTGATTTTCTTCTCGGGCAGCGTGCCCTGTATGCTGGCCACCCGGATTCCGCTGGGCCTGGGCCGTCTGCTGCTGATCTGGCTGCTGCGGATCGGCCTGAGTATTGTGCTGGCCAGCCTGGTCTACCGGGTCGGCATAGCGGCCGGCTGGCTGGGCTGA
- the hutU gene encoding urocanate hydratase: MTEPRVIRAPRGTQKTAKGWIQEAAKRMLMNNLDPEVAEHPENLVVYGGRSKAARSWEAFDKIVETLDRLENDETLLIQSGKPVAVFRPFAQAPRVLIANSNLVPHWATWEEFDRLDQAGLMMYGQMTAGSWIYIGTQGILQGTYETFAGAARKHFGGSLAGTITVTAGLGGMGGAQPLAVKLAGGVAVCIEIDPTRIEKRLETRYLDEVADNLQDAIKRAEGYKAEGVARSIGVLGNAAELVPALVDMNWTPDLITDQTSAHDPMWGYIPVMRPDEDASKLRSEHPDDYRARAYEAMARHVRAILELQKRGAVAFDYGNNLRQRAFEAGVEDAFSYPGFVPAFIRDSFCEGRGPFRWVVGTGIASGAAWMSFHHGGGVGLGFSQHSGLVALADGSDEAAERLSRCLLNDPGMGVIRHADAGYEHAIETAQERGIDLPSLGIKNHE, from the coding sequence CTGACCGAACCCCGTGTCATTCGTGCCCCGCGTGGCACCCAGAAAACCGCCAAAGGCTGGATTCAAGAAGCTGCCAAGCGCATGCTGATGAATAACCTCGACCCCGAAGTGGCCGAACACCCCGAGAATCTGGTGGTGTACGGCGGCCGCAGCAAGGCCGCCCGCAGCTGGGAAGCGTTCGACAAGATCGTGGAAACCCTCGACCGGCTGGAGAACGACGAAACCCTGCTGATTCAGAGCGGCAAGCCGGTGGCCGTGTTCCGCCCCTTCGCGCAGGCGCCGCGCGTCCTGATTGCCAACTCCAACCTGGTGCCGCACTGGGCCACCTGGGAAGAGTTCGACCGGTTGGACCAGGCCGGGCTGATGATGTATGGCCAGATGACCGCTGGCAGCTGGATCTATATCGGCACGCAGGGCATCTTGCAGGGCACCTACGAAACCTTTGCCGGAGCGGCCCGCAAGCACTTTGGCGGCTCGCTCGCCGGCACCATCACCGTGACTGCCGGCCTGGGCGGCATGGGCGGCGCACAGCCGCTGGCCGTCAAGCTGGCCGGCGGAGTGGCCGTCTGCATCGAGATTGACCCCACCCGCATCGAAAAGCGGCTGGAAACCCGCTACCTGGACGAGGTGGCCGATAACCTGCAGGACGCCATCAAGCGGGCCGAGGGGTACAAGGCCGAGGGCGTGGCCCGCTCTATCGGCGTGCTGGGCAACGCGGCCGAACTGGTGCCCGCTCTGGTGGACATGAACTGGACGCCCGACCTGATCACCGACCAGACCAGCGCCCACGACCCGATGTGGGGCTATATCCCGGTGATGCGCCCCGACGAGGACGCTTCCAAACTGCGCAGCGAGCACCCGGACGACTACCGCGCCCGGGCTTACGAGGCGATGGCGCGGCACGTGCGGGCCATTCTGGAGCTGCAAAAGCGCGGCGCGGTGGCTTTCGATTACGGCAACAACCTGCGCCAGCGCGCCTTCGAAGCCGGCGTGGAGGATGCCTTCAGCTACCCCGGCTTCGTGCCGGCCTTTATCCGTGATTCCTTCTGTGAGGGGCGTGGTCCCTTCCGCTGGGTGGTCGGCACCGGCATCGCCTCGGGCGCCGCGTGGATGAGCTTTCACCACGGCGGCGGCGTGGGTCTGGGCTTCTCGCAGCACTCCGGCCTGGTGGCGCTGGCCGACGGCAGCGACGAAGCCGCCGAGCGCCTGAGCCGCTGCCTGCTGAACGACCCCGGCATGGGCGTGATTCGCCACGCCGACGCCGGCTACGAACACGCGATCGAAACGGCGCAGGAGCGCGGCATCGACCTGCCCAGCCTGGGGATCAAGAACCACGAGTAA
- a CDS encoding DUF1990 domain-containing protein gives MSDQDKQTSSDGFGPLIERRYWIEFQQPQKSAAEIMGYIQRNIDEFSPKALADFEKAEGSERKLRPGDEFHITILGPWNGDVRVLEVSDSQFKLETLEGHPEAGEITFSIEPVELLDNALHFEIRSLARSRDGLVAVTYDKLGVGKKAQEITWVQFCQRVCEFAGGEAIGDVQVRTLYEEDLDHRTKAEAENQ, from the coding sequence ATGAGTGACCAAGACAAACAGACCTCCAGTGACGGCTTCGGTCCCCTGATCGAGCGGCGCTACTGGATCGAATTCCAGCAGCCCCAGAAGTCTGCGGCCGAGATCATGGGCTATATCCAGCGCAACATCGACGAGTTCAGCCCCAAGGCCCTGGCCGATTTTGAAAAGGCCGAAGGCTCCGAGCGCAAGCTGCGTCCCGGCGATGAATTCCACATCACTATTCTGGGTCCCTGGAACGGTGACGTGCGGGTGCTGGAAGTCAGCGATTCGCAGTTCAAGCTCGAAACGCTCGAAGGCCACCCGGAAGCCGGCGAAATCACATTTTCCATCGAACCGGTCGAACTGCTGGACAACGCCCTGCACTTTGAAATCCGCTCGCTGGCCCGCTCGCGCGACGGCCTGGTGGCGGTGACTTACGACAAACTGGGTGTGGGCAAAAAGGCGCAGGAAATCACCTGGGTGCAGTTCTGCCAGCGGGTCTGTGAATTTGCAGGTGGCGAGGCCATCGGGGACGTACAGGTCCGCACCCTTTATGAAGAAGACCTTGACCACCGCACCAAGGCCGAGGCTGAGAACCAGTGA
- a CDS encoding IclR family transcriptional regulator: MSRTLQTVAGAVRVLEAFDADRTEWRLSDLAQFLDLPTSTLHEQLETLAGSGLLRKTGRGRYTLGWRLLKLSSALYSSLPWYGPAHDAMNALARGTRRLAFLAVLDQGPGAAGPRVLCIARSVQGREGEQVEGETRFELPPHATAGGKLLFALHGLPLPPRQARYTAATSQRPWAQEAAEIRTAGLALTQDEWSLGTSSLAVPLRGEGGEVLCALGFSLPTARLSGQEMLERRLRTAAQEVSWALGHQAGRPG, from the coding sequence ATGTCCCGCACCCTTCAGACGGTAGCCGGCGCGGTGCGCGTACTGGAGGCTTTCGACGCCGACCGCACCGAGTGGCGCCTGAGCGACCTGGCGCAGTTTCTGGACCTGCCCACTTCTACCCTGCATGAGCAGCTGGAAACCCTGGCCGGCTCGGGGCTGCTGCGCAAGACCGGCCGGGGCCGCTACACCTTGGGCTGGCGGCTGCTGAAGCTGTCCAGCGCGCTGTATTCGTCGCTGCCCTGGTATGGCCCGGCCCACGATGCCATGAACGCCCTGGCCCGTGGCACCCGCCGGCTGGCTTTTCTGGCGGTGCTGGATCAGGGGCCCGGTGCCGCAGGCCCACGCGTGCTGTGCATTGCCCGCAGTGTGCAGGGCCGCGAGGGCGAGCAGGTGGAAGGCGAAACCCGCTTCGAGTTGCCCCCTCACGCGACGGCCGGCGGCAAGTTGCTGTTCGCGCTGCACGGCTTACCGCTGCCGCCGCGTCAGGCACGCTACACCGCCGCCACCTCACAGCGACCCTGGGCACAGGAGGCCGCCGAAATCCGCACCGCCGGGCTGGCGCTGACGCAGGACGAATGGTCGCTGGGCACCTCCTCGCTGGCGGTGCCGCTGCGCGGCGAAGGCGGCGAGGTGCTCTGCGCGCTGGGCTTCAGCCTGCCTACAGCGCGGCTTTCCGGGCAGGAGATGCTGGAACGCCGCCTGCGCACTGCCGCGCAGGAGGTGAGCTGGGCGCTGGGGCATCAGGCTGGCCGGCCCGGCTGA
- the hutI gene encoding imidazolonepropionase — protein sequence MPADSMPAETLYTGISQLATPRPGPQRGAEMGRLEITENAALLVRGGVIEWVGPAAQAPATANVVDLGGRAVVPGLIDPHTHAVWAGNRLADWEAKLQGATYEEILARGGGIRSTMRATAAAGLDELVALTHPRLAALVASGAATTEVKSGYGLEFGAELRMLQAVRELQGEFELCPTLLIHVPPEEGRACYVQGVCQELIPEVARQGLAQAVDVFTEKEAFTVEETRAIFLAGAANGLQLKLHADQFHAIGGTELACELGALSVDHLEASGPAQIAALAASDTVATVLPGVTLHLRLPAAPARQLVDAGACVAVGTDLNPGSSPLFSTQLALALAVRLNGLTPAEALSACTVNAAHALGLNDRGSLSAGQRADFCVLNGPDWREVTYTLGGQAVAQVQRSTPLSHP from the coding sequence ATGCCCGCTGATTCTATGCCGGCCGAGACGCTCTACACCGGCATTTCCCAGCTGGCGACCCCCCGCCCCGGCCCCCAGCGCGGCGCCGAGATGGGCCGGCTGGAGATCACCGAGAACGCGGCGCTGCTGGTCCGCGGCGGCGTGATCGAGTGGGTCGGGCCCGCGGCACAGGCGCCGGCCACCGCAAACGTGGTGGATCTGGGCGGCCGGGCCGTGGTGCCGGGGCTGATCGATCCTCACACCCACGCAGTCTGGGCCGGCAACCGGCTGGCCGACTGGGAAGCCAAGTTGCAAGGCGCCACCTACGAGGAAATCCTGGCCCGCGGCGGCGGCATTCGCTCCACCATGCGGGCCACGGCGGCCGCCGGGCTGGACGAACTGGTGGCCCTGACCCACCCGCGCCTGGCTGCTCTGGTTGCTTCGGGTGCGGCCACCACCGAAGTCAAGAGCGGCTATGGCCTGGAATTTGGGGCCGAACTGCGGATGTTGCAGGCGGTGCGCGAGCTACAAGGCGAATTCGAGCTGTGCCCCACCCTGCTGATTCATGTGCCGCCCGAGGAAGGCCGCGCCTGCTACGTGCAGGGCGTGTGCCAAGAACTGATTCCCGAGGTGGCCCGGCAGGGACTGGCGCAGGCGGTGGACGTGTTCACCGAAAAGGAAGCCTTCACGGTGGAGGAAACCCGCGCCATTTTTCTGGCCGGGGCAGCCAACGGCCTTCAGCTCAAGTTGCACGCCGACCAGTTCCACGCCATCGGCGGCACCGAGCTGGCCTGCGAACTGGGCGCGCTGAGCGTGGACCACCTTGAGGCCAGCGGCCCTGCGCAGATTGCCGCGCTGGCCGCTTCGGACACCGTGGCGACGGTGCTGCCAGGCGTGACGCTGCACCTGCGCCTGCCCGCCGCCCCGGCCCGGCAGCTGGTGGACGCCGGCGCCTGCGTGGCAGTGGGCACCGACCTGAACCCCGGCTCCTCGCCGCTGTTCAGCACCCAGCTGGCGCTGGCACTGGCGGTGCGCCTGAATGGCCTGACTCCCGCCGAAGCCCTGAGCGCCTGTACCGTCAACGCGGCGCACGCCCTGGGCCTGAACGACCGTGGCAGCCTCAGCGCCGGCCAGCGGGCCGACTTCTGCGTGCTGAACGGTCCCGACTGGCGCGAGGTGACCTATACGCTGGGCGGCCAGGCGGTAGCGCAGGTGCAGCGGAGCACTCCTCTCTCTCATCCGTGA
- a CDS encoding arginase family protein has product MTQPTHLTYSGIPTFARAPLVAPDGDWQADVAALGVPFDIALGFRPGARFAPRALREASLRSVPPFTGLNGKTRLQGVTFADAGDVILPSLEPELAHERTTEAARQLRERCRLPVFLGGDHSVSYPLLQAFSDVPDLHVVQLDAHLDFTDVRNTKWSNSSPFRRACEAMPNLVHITTVGLRGLRFDPEAVAAARARGHALIPMEDVTADLSSVLEQLPKGQNVYFSVDVDGFDPAVIPGTSSPEPDGLSYAQGMQLLAAAARNNTVVGLDLVELAPNLDPSGRSELLMARLIMETLCEVFDAH; this is encoded by the coding sequence ATGACTCAACCCACCCACCTCACCTATTCCGGCATTCCCACCTTCGCCCGCGCCCCGCTCGTCGCACCAGACGGCGACTGGCAGGCAGACGTGGCGGCGCTGGGCGTGCCGTTCGACATTGCGCTGGGCTTTCGCCCTGGCGCCCGCTTTGCGCCGCGTGCGTTGCGGGAAGCGTCCCTGCGAAGTGTGCCGCCTTTTACAGGGCTGAACGGCAAAACCCGCCTGCAGGGCGTGACCTTTGCCGACGCTGGCGACGTGATCCTGCCCAGTCTGGAACCGGAACTGGCGCATGAACGCACCACCGAGGCCGCCCGGCAACTGCGGGAGCGCTGCCGTCTGCCGGTCTTTCTGGGTGGCGACCACTCGGTGAGCTATCCGCTGCTGCAGGCTTTCAGCGACGTGCCTGACCTGCATGTGGTGCAACTGGACGCCCACCTGGACTTTACCGATGTGCGCAACACGAAATGGAGCAATTCCAGCCCCTTCCGCCGGGCCTGCGAAGCGATGCCCAACCTGGTCCACATCACCACTGTCGGCCTGCGCGGCCTGCGCTTTGACCCCGAAGCGGTGGCGGCGGCGCGGGCACGGGGCCATGCGCTCATTCCGATGGAAGACGTCACCGCCGACCTGAGCAGCGTGCTGGAACAGCTGCCAAAAGGGCAAAACGTCTATTTCTCGGTTGACGTGGACGGCTTTGACCCGGCCGTAATTCCCGGCACCTCCAGCCCCGAGCCGGACGGCCTGAGCTACGCGCAGGGCATGCAGCTGCTGGCAGCGGCGGCGCGGAACAATACGGTGGTGGGCCTGGACCTGGTGGAACTGGCCCCCAATCTCGACCCCAGCGGCCGCAGCGAACTGCTGATGGCCCGTCTGATCATGGAAACCCTGTGCGAGGTGTTTGATGCCCACTGA
- a CDS encoding DUF1990 domain-containing protein — translation MSRPEHAQRLGRLGRLGRLEQLRRPLSPEEQRRRLYERQKYRLDQYTSAKPNFDPTRLSEYTADTGWHVDDYEQDLMPESPGDPWPDGSFQAAQQVLSNYTFPPPDLITGIFTPDTPLEDRIMVLRGRFLIFTFWFGVKVNQVVDEVRALPDGSHEAVWGYSYQTLEGHYEMGQIDFTVHKALETGRVTFRIHAVSRTGKIANPIYRLGFRMFGRYLQRRFAYSSMRRLKQQVGEMLREGRLTPPPSQTPVQPAESGDLPPQVEQHIDQQTGSHLSDGDPTDGNAGESAAKQN, via the coding sequence GTGAGCCGTCCTGAGCACGCCCAGCGGTTGGGGCGTCTGGGCCGGCTGGGCCGCTTGGAACAGCTGCGCCGGCCGCTGAGCCCCGAAGAACAGCGCCGGCGGCTTTACGAGCGCCAGAAATACCGCCTGGACCAGTACACCAGCGCCAAGCCCAACTTCGACCCCACCCGCCTGAGCGAATACACCGCCGATACCGGCTGGCACGTGGACGACTACGAGCAGGACCTGATGCCCGAAAGCCCCGGCGACCCCTGGCCTGACGGGTCATTCCAGGCGGCCCAGCAGGTGCTGAGCAACTACACTTTTCCGCCGCCTGACCTGATCACCGGTATCTTTACGCCAGACACCCCGCTGGAAGACCGCATCATGGTGCTGCGCGGCCGTTTCTTGATTTTCACTTTCTGGTTTGGAGTGAAGGTCAATCAGGTGGTGGACGAGGTCCGCGCCCTGCCCGACGGCAGCCACGAGGCGGTCTGGGGCTACTCCTACCAGACGCTGGAAGGCCACTACGAGATGGGGCAGATTGACTTCACGGTGCATAAGGCGCTGGAAACGGGCCGGGTCACTTTCCGGATTCACGCCGTTTCGCGCACTGGCAAGATTGCTAACCCCATCTACCGGCTGGGTTTCCGGATGTTCGGGCGCTATCTGCAGCGGCGTTTTGCTTACAGCTCCATGCGCCGGCTCAAGCAGCAGGTGGGCGAAATGCTGCGCGAAGGCCGCCTGACCCCGCCGCCCAGCCAGACGCCGGTGCAGCCGGCCGAATCCGGCGACCTGCCGCCGCAGGTGGAGCAGCACATCGACCAGCAGACCGGCTCTCATCTTTCGGATGGTGACCCGACTGATGGAAACGCAGGAGAGAGCGCAGCAAAGCAGAATTGA